Within Halarchaeum grantii, the genomic segment GAGTACGCCGCGTGCATGACCGCCTCGCGGTCGCACTTCGTACACTCCATCGCGTGCGTCTTACGCGCGGAGGCGTTTGACCTGTTCGGTCGCCGGACCCGCGATGCCTAGCTTCTTGACGCGCGCTACCGTCACACGAGCCATGACGCAGACGACGCGATTCGGAGCGGATCGGACGCGGCGCGGTGCGCCGCGAACCCCCGGGCGGGCCGCACACCCGGAGGCGGGTCGCTGATGGGGCGACTGCGCGCGGACTTCTCGGACGACGTCGTGGTCGTGACGGGCGGCGCCTCGGGCATCGGGCGCGCGGTGGCGCTCCGCTTCGGTGAGGCGGACGCGACGGTGATCGTCGCGGACCTCGCTGAGGAACCGAAGGACGCGGACGTGCCGACCCACGAGGTGATCGAGGAATCGGGCGGCGACGCGGTGTTTGTGGAGACGGACGTCACCGAGCGCGCACAGGTGGAGTCCGTCGTCGAGGCCGCCCGCGAGTTCGGCGGCGTGGACGTCATGGTGAACAACGCTGGCTTCCCGGTCGGCGGCTCCATCCTCGAATTGGACGACGAGGACTTCGCGCACACCATCGACGTGAACGTGAAGGGCGTCTTCCTCGGGACGCAGGTCGCCGCCCGCGACATGGTGGAGCGCGAGGACCCGGGCGTGATCCTCAACACGGCCTCGATCAGCTCGACCCTCGCGCAGTACGATCAGGTCGGATACGACGCCACGAAGGGCGCGGTGCGGATGCTGACGCGCGGGTCGGCGCTCGACCTCGCGGAGCACGGCGTCCGGGTAAACGCCGTCGCGCCCGGCCAGATCGCGACCGAGTTCTTCGAGGGGTGGACGGAGATGGCGCTCGAGCAGGCCGAGGAGGACGAGTTCATCAAGCCCGTGCCGCTCGGGCGCGCGGGCATCCCGGACGACCTGCCGGGGGCCTACCTCTACCTCGCGAGCGAGGACGCGTCCTACGTGACCGGGGAGTTCGTCCACGTCGACGGCGGGTGGCAGGTCTTCTGAGGGACACGGCGCGTCCAGTCGGGCGCGTCGGGCCACGCGGCGGTCGCCGTAATCGACACGTTTTCCCGTCTGACTAACCAATTAGTCAGCAATGGGAGACGACGGGGCGCGCACGGAGACGCAGACCGCCATCATGGAGGCGACCTATCGGGCGCTCTGCGAGCACGGCTACGCCGACCTGACGATGCAGGCCATCGCCGACGAGTTCGAGAAGTCGAAGTCGCTCATCCACTACCACTACGACACGAAGGAGGAGCTACTCGTCGCGTTCCTCGACTACCTCCTCGCGGAGTTCCTCGAGAACGTCGAGGCGACGAACGACGGGACCCCGCGCGAGCGACTCGACACGCTCGTCGACGCGCTCCTCTCCGGGCCCGACGAGGCCGGCGACTTCCAGGTCGCGATGCTCGAGTTGCGCTCGCAGGCCCCCTACGTCGAGAGCTACCGGGAGGCGTTCGCCGCGAACGACGACCACCTCGCCGAACTGCTCGCCGACACCGTCCGCGACGGCGTCGAGGCGGGCGTGTTCCGCGACGTCGATCCGGACGCGGTCGCCGAGACCATCCTCGTGCTGATCGACGGCGCGCGCACCCGGAGCGTCCTCTTCGGCGACGACGACCCCGTCGCACACACCCGGCGCGCCATCGACGGCTACCTCCGCAGTCACGTCCTCGTCGACGACCAGTAGGCGTTTAGGCGCTCGCCGCCCTTCTGCGGACATGGACCGCGACGCCGCGCTCGACCGCGTGGAGCGGATTCTCGACGCCATCACGGAGGAACGCCTCCCCGTTCCCGTCCGGGAGTGCTGGGTCTACGGCGACGTCGCACTCGGGAAGGACCCCCTCACGCGCCTCGACGTCTACGTCACGAAGGACCTCCTCCTCGGGGGTGACCCCGCGCCGGACCTCGACGCGGAGCTCGGCGTCGAGGGGATCGGCCGCACCGTCGACGCCGAGTGGGCGCGCGAGCACCCCGAGCGGGTGCGCGTGAACGACAGCGGCCACGTCGCCCCCGAGAAATGCCTCGCCGCCCACCTCCTCCCCGAGGACGAACCCGTCCACTTGGAGGTGTGTAACGCGGGCTTCGAGCGCAACGTCACCCAGCGTGCGGAGGGCGCGCGGGCCCGCGAGAGCTACGAGCAGGTGATCGACCCGCGCGGCGTCTGCCTCTACGCGGAGGGCCAGCGCAGCGACGACGCGCTCGCGAAACTCCGCGACGGCGCGCTCGCCTTCCCGACGCTCGAGGAGGCCCTCGGCATGCTCGGGTTCGACGAGGCGGCCGCCGCGGACGCGGCGGAGGCGATGCGCGCCTACGAGGCCGCACAGGAGGGCGCGACGGTGCGCGGCGACGTCGTCTAGTCGCCCGTCTCGTCCGACGCGACGCGGCCGACGACGACGTAGAAGGGGACGACAGCGCGGCGCTCGTACGTTCGCTCGCCCATCTGCCCGACGACGGTCCGGCCCATCGAGCGCCACTCGTTCTTCAGCTCGTCGACGGCCGTCGCGCTGAGGCCGCCCCGTCTGAGCGTGGGGGTCTGCTCGACGATCCGGGTGCCCGCCGCCTTCGCCTTCGCGGCGGCGAGCGCCGCCTCGTCGTACGGCGGCGCGACGGTGCGCTCGTGTTCGTAGCGGCGGCTCTCGACGCCGGTGAGGTCGGCGTCCGCGAAGAGGTCGGCGGCGCCCGACCCGAGCGTCACGTCCGTCTCGACGCCCGCGATGTAGGTGTCGCGTGCACGCTTCGCGAGCGGGGCTTCCGCCGCCACGCTCGACTCGACGACGACCTCCGAGTTGTCGGGTTCGACGCACGCGACGAGGTCCGCGGAGACGCGCGCGAACTCCTCGACGGCCGCGAGCGGGTCCGGGAGGTTGATGAGGAGCGCCTGACAGACCACGAGGTCGAAGGCGTCGTCCGCGAAGGGGAGGCGCGTCGCGTCGCCGAGCGCGCGCGCGTCGGCCTCGGCTTCCGCGAGCAGGGCCCGATCGGCGTCCATCGCGACGACCTCGGCGTCCGACTCCTCGCGGAGGACGCGCGTGAGTTCGCCGGTGCCACAGCCGACGTCGAGGATCCGGGAGCGCGAATCGAGGGCGAGGGGCGCGAGCGCCGAGCGGTCCTCCCACATCCCCCGGCGGGTGTCCCGCAGGTAGTCGGACGAGAAGCGTCTCACTACGCGGGCGTAGGAGCGGGAGGGAGGAAACGCTGACGACCGACGCGGCAGGGTTCGCGGCGCGCGTCGCGCTACTCGGCGTTCGTCGTTTCGCGGCCCCTCCCGCTGGTCGTCGCCACGCAGCTCGCGGGTCGTTCCTCCCCGCTCGCTGGAACGTCGGCCCGCGCGGTACTCGGCCCGACGGAGGCTCGCGGGTCGTTCCTCCCCGCTCGCGTCAACGTGACGGCTCCCTACTGGTCGCCGTCACGGAGCTCCCGAACGTGCTCGATGTTCCACTCGTAGGAGCGCCCGTCCTCGGTCGGCGTCTCGAGCGCGAGCGGGACGTCCGCGAGGGCGTCGTGGTTCAGGAACGCCTCGAAGCCGCGGTCCCCGATGTGGCCGTCCCCGATGTGCGCGTGCTCGTCCTTGTTCGTGCCACATTCGTGCTTCGAGTCGTTCAGGTGGACGTACGCGAGGTGCTCGAGGCCGACGACGTCGTCGAGTTCGGCGAGCGTCTCCTCGACGCCCTCGGGAGTGGAGAGGTCGTAGCCGGCGGCGAACGCGTGCGCGGTGTCGAGGCAGACGTCGAGGTCGGTGTCGGCGAGTTCGAGGACGGTCGCGAGGTGCTCGAAGTCGCCGCCGAGTTTCGTGCCGCTCCCCGCATCGCTCTCGATGAGGACGGTGACGTCGTCGGGGACGTCGAGGCTGTCGATGACGGACGCCGCGTTCTCGAGGCCCTGCTCGACGCCCGCGCCGGTGTGAGCGCCGAGGTGGACGTTCACGTACGGAATCCCGAGTTTGTGCGCGGCGTCGACCTCCTCCTGCATCGCCGTGCGGGACTTCTCGCGCAGGTCCTCCTTGGGCGTGCAGAGGTTCACGAGGTAGGAGGTGTGGATGACCCACGGCCCGACGTCTTCCGACTCGCTCTCCGCGCGGAAGGCCTCGGCCTCCCCGTCGTCGACGTTCGGCGACTGCCAGACCTGTGGGGAGTGCGTGAAGATCTGCCCGCAGTTCCCGCCGACGTCGAGTTGGCGTTCGACGGCGTTGTCGATGCCGCCCGCGATGGAGACGTGCGCGCCCACGTTGAGAGTCATGGCCGTCGAGAGGGCGCGGGACGCAAAAGGGACTTCGGAGTTCCGCCGGGTGGGCAAGAGGCTTATCCGAGTGTCGCGTGAGCTACGTCTATGGGTGACCCGCTCTCGGTCGGTGCGCGCGCGCCGGACGTGAGCGCCCCGCTCGTCTACCCGGACGGCCGCGTCGCGGACGTCGCGCTCTCGTCGCTCGTCGAGGAGCGACCCGTGTTGCTCGCGTTCTACACGAACGACTTCAGCCCGGACTGCATGGAGGAGTGGTGTTCGTTCCGGGACTACGGCTGGTTCGCGAACGACGAGCGCGTGCAGGTGATCGGCGTCTCGAAATCCCGCGCGGCGACTCACCGGCGCTTCATCGACTACCTCGACCTCGACTTCCCGCTCTACTCGGACCGCGACTTCGCGCTCACGGAGGCGTTCGGCGTCGACTACCGCGTTCTCAGGCTCCTGCGGCGCCCGAAGCGCTCGGTGTTCCTGCTGGACTCGGAGCTGACGGTGCGCTATCGGTGGGTGGGCGAGCATCCGGTGGACGCGACGCGTGCACAGCCGCCGATAGCGGCGGTCCGCGACGCCATCGAGGACGCCTTCGGCCCCGCCGATTCGGAGTCGTTCGGCTTCGACGTCTGAGTCCGCCGAAAAGCTTTTTGCGTTTTAGGCACACCTAAATCGTGTGTCGGGACCGGACGCACGTCGTCGTGCCCCCTGCACCAGCGGTCCCGGACACGGGCAGCACCGAGAGAGAATCGTCCCATAGCCACTATTCGACGGTTGTGTTCAGCGGGTCGGCGCTCGGGGGTGAGGGCCTCGACGCCGGTCTCGTCTCAGTAGAGTTCCCCGCCGAGCGGCACGTCCGCGTCGGGGCCGACGAGCATCGGGTTCCCGTCGGCGTCGGGCACGCCGAGCGTGAGCGCCTCCGACTCGAAGCCCGCGATGTTCACCGTGCCGAGGTCGACCGCACAGAGCACCTGCCGGCCGACGACGTCCGCGGGGTCGTGGTTGTAGCCCAACTGGGCGGCCGACTGGCGCGTCTCGTCGCCGAAGTCGATTTCGAGCTTGAACAGCTCGGGCTTGCGCGCTTCCTCGAAGCGTTCGGCGCTCCGGATTTCGCCGACGCGAACCGTCGTCTCGAGCGGACCGGACATACCCGGACGTGGCTCGCGCGGAGCGCTTGAAGCTTCGCGTTTCGGACGGCGACCGTCCGAGCGCTTTCGAAACACGCGTAGGCGTCGAGGCCCACGCGAGCGTATGGCGCTCGACTCGCTCCCGAACCGGCCGCTCGCACACGACGATGTCGCCGTCCTCGACGCCGCCGGCGCGTTCGCCGCCGTCCGCCCCGTCAACGCCTTCCACTTCCCGGAGCGCGACACGCGACTCGTCACCGCGCTCATCCTCGTCACCGGGACGGGCCTGCGCGCCGTCGAGTACGACCCGACGACGCGCGAGTGGACCGTCGTCCGCACCGAGGCACTCGACGACCCCGACGGCCTCGAGGACGTCCCGGACGAGCTGCTCGCCACCGTGCAGGGCGAACTCGAGGACCGCGTCAGCGAACTCGAGGAGGCCGGCGTCGTCGGGCAGCCGGCCGCGCGCGACGGCGACGTCGAAGTCCGGGACGCGACCAGCCTCGGAACCGTCCTCTACGAGCAGTACACGGACTGAGGCGCCTCAGTAGAGGCGCTCGGTCGCGATTTCCGCGCCCTCGACGAGCGCTTCGAGCTTCGCCCACGCGAGCTCGGGGCTGACCATCCCGAGGCCGGCTTGCGTGCCGAAGCCGCAGTCCGGCGCGGCGACGATGTCGGTGTCGTCGGGGGCGGCGTTCGCGACGCGCTCGATGCGGTCGGCGATGGTCTCCGGGTGGTCGATGATGTTCGTCTTCACGTCGACGACGCCGGGGATGAGCGTCCAGTCGTCGGGGAGGGGTTCCTCCGCGAACGCGCGGTATTCGTGCTGGTGGCGCGGGTTCGCCTGCTCGACGCTCAGTCCCGAGATGTCCGCCTCGTAGATGACGGGCAGCATCTCGACGAGGGCCGTGTCGAGGTGGCCCGGCCCCTCGTAGCTCCCCCAGCAGGTGTGGAGGCGAACCTGTTCTGCGGGGACGTTCTCGAGCGCCTGATTCAGCGCCTCGATGTGGAGGCGCGTCGCGTCCTTGATCTCCTCGAGGGAGCGGTCGGCGTACGCCGCCGTCTGGCCGACCGTGAGGAGTTCGGGCGCGTCGATCTGGAGCGTCATACCCGTCTCGGCGACGAGCTCGTACTCCTCCTGCATCGCGTCGGCGGCCGCGAAGAGGTAGTCCTCGTAGTCCTCGTAGTACTCATCGACGTGCGTGGACGTGACGATGCTCGGCGACGCCGACGTCATGAAGGTGTCCTCGACGTCCCCATCGACGGCCTCGAGCGCGTCGAGGAACTCCTCGATCTCCGCTTCGGCCTCCGCGTGGCCGGTGTACTCGATGGGGCCGGTGACGACGGGGTGCATCGAGAGGTCGATGACGTCCGTCTTGAACGTCTCGTCGGCGTACTCGGGGTACTCCTGAAGGTCCGCCCAGAGCTCGGTCTCCTGCGTGCCGTCGATGCCGCTGAGGCGGTTCGCGACGTACCAGTTGAAGGAGACGCGGGGCTGTTCGCCGTCGTTGATGGAGTCGAGTCCGACCTCGCGCTGGCGCTCGACGACGCGCTCGGTCGCCTCGCGGGTCGCTCGCTCCCACTCCTCGTCGTCGACGTCCTCGCCCTCCTGTTTCCGCTGGAGGAGGTCGAGGAGTTCGGGCGGGCGCGGGAGGCTGCCGATGTGCGTCGTGCGGATGCGGTCGTCCGTCATACACGTGTAATAATATGCGGCGAGGATATAACTCACGGTATTCGGGCGAGCGGTACCGACGGGCGGCGGCGCGGGTCCGCACGCACGCCGAGGCGTCGCCGACGGTCCGACCGCGGCTCAGGCGCGGGAACCGCCGACGGCACCGATTCCGTATCGCGGTAGGTGGTGTATCGGTGCTGTCGCGGGGCTTTTATCGCGCGCCACCGACTCTAGGGGTAGATGGTACGGAACGTCGCCGAGGACGTCGCGGCCCTCGAGCAGGAGGACTTCAACCTCCTCTCCGGAGTCGAGCACGGCATGCGCTTCTCGGAGTGGGTGAACCGGGAGAAGCTCCCGGAGTTTGCACGCCTCACCGAGGAGGAGGTGGATTATCGCCTCGACCGCGTCGAGGACCGGGGACTCGTCGAGCGCCAGACGATCCAGTACGAGGGGTTCCGGCTCACCTTCGAGGGCTACGACACGCTCGCGCTGAAGGCGTTCGCCGAGCGCGACACCCTCAGTGGGTTCGGCGCGCCGCTCGGCGTCGGCAAGGAGAGCGACGTCTTCGAGGTGCAGTCCTACAAGCCCCTCGCGCTGAAGTTCCACCGCGAGGGCTACACGAACTTCCGCGAGGTACAGAAGGAGCGCGACTACACGAGCGACAACGACCACGTCTCGTGGTTCTACACGGCCAGAAAGGCCGCCGAGCGCGAGCACGAGGCGCTCCACTCGCTCTATCCGGACGTGAGCGTCCCGCAACCCGTCGACCAGAACCGCCACGCCATCGTGATGGAGAAGGTGGACGGCGTCGAGTTGAACCGCGCGAAACTCGAGGACGGACAGGTCGTCGGCGTCCTCGACCTCGTCCTCGACGAGATTGCGACGGCGTACGACGAGGGGTTCGTGCACGCGGACGTCAGCGAGTACAACGTCTTCGTCCGCGAGGACGGCGTCGTCCTCTTCGATTGGCCCCAGTCCGTCCCGACCGATCACGAGAACGCCCGCGAGTTCCTCGGCCGGGACGTCCGCAACATCGTCTCCTACTTCCAGCGCAAGTACCCGAACCCGACGCCGGACATCGATACGGAGGCCGTCGCGGACGCGGTGGCGGCGAACGAGTTCGAGACCGTCAGGGCCCACGGCGAGTAGTCGGTAGGCGTTTCGCGACGCCGCGGAGAGCGCGGCGCGACGGCGCGGCCGGCGACCCGAGTGTTCCGTTTGGTCCGAGTCAGCGCGCGTCGGCGCTCGTCGCGCGCGCCATGAAGTAGACGGCGACGACGCCGAGCGCGAGGTCGAGCGCGCCGAGGACGACGACGGCGGGGGCGAGCGTGTTCCAGATGCCGCCGAACGCCGACACCTCGATGGCGGTCATGACGTCGCGGCCGAACATGAGGGCGCGCGCGGCGTCGATGCCGTACGTGAGGGGGTTGAGCGAGGCGACGACCTGCACCCACCCGGGGAGCGCGTCGAGCGGGAGGAAGGCGCTCGAGAGGAAGAGCAGGGGGAACTGGAGGACGTTCACGGAGATCATCGTGGACTCCTGGTCGCGCGTGACGAGCGCCATGACGTTCGAGAACGCCGTGAACCAGACGGAGAAGAGGACGCCGACGAGGACGATGCCGACGGCGCCCGCGAGGCCGGTGGCGACGTACGTGCCGGGGTCGCCGCCGGTGTCGATCCAGAGGAGGACGTAGCCGAAGACGAGGATGATACAGACCTGCACGACGATGCGCAGCACCTCCGAGAGGGACTTCCCGAGGAAGACCGCGCCCCGGTGCATCGGGGAGACGAGCGCCTTCTCGAACATCCCGGACTCGATGTCCTCGACGAGGCCGATGCCGGAGGTGGTGGCGGCGATGAGCGACACCTGAATCGCGATGGCGGGCACGAGGAAGGTGATGTAGCTCGTGTCGCCGCCGACCGCGCTCCCGATGGCGCCGCCCGTGATGCCGCCGAACACCTCGGTGAAGAGCACGAGGAACATGATGGGGTTGAGGAGGGAGAAGACGAGCACGAACGGGTTGCGCGTCGTCTTGATCAGCCACCGCTTGAGGTTCACCCACGTGTCGACGACGAAGCCGTTCCCCGCCGCTTTCTCGCCCGGCGCGGACGCGCTCATCGCGTCACCCCCGTCGGCTCGGCGCCGTCGGCCTCCTCGCTCTCGGGGTCGTACGCTTCGCCGGTGACGGAGAGGAAGACGTCGTCGAGCGTCGGACTGCGGACGTTGAAGCCGGTGATGGTGAGGCCGGCGTCGCGGAGCGCGACGAGGAGGTCGGTGCCGTGGCGGCGCGCCACGCTCGACGTGACGCGCACCCCCTCGTCGGTCGCTTCGACGGCGTCGGCGTCCGCCGCGAGGCGGGAGTCGACGGCGACCTCGCGGGCGCGCTCGACCTCCGCGTCGCTCGGGTCGTCGAGGTCGACTTCGAGGACGTCGCCGCCGACTTCGGCCTTCAGTTCGGCGGGCGAGCCGGTGACGGCGATCTCGCCGTCGACGATGACGCCGATGCGCTCGCAGAGGTGGTCGGCCTCCTCGAGGTACTGGGTGGTGAGGAAGACGGTGGTTCCCCGGTCGTTGATGCGCTCGAAGTAGTCCCAGAGGCGGTTGCGGGCCTTGGGGTCGAGGCCGGTCGTGGGTTCGTCGAGGAAGACGACCGGCGGCTCGTGGACGAGGGCGGTGGCGACGTCGAGCCGTTTCTGCATCCCGCCGGAGAAGCCCTTCGCGGGCTTGTCGGCGACGTCGGCGAGGTCCACGAGGTCGAGGAGGTCGTCGATGCGCGCCTCGCGCTCCTCGCGCGGGACACCGTAGGCCTCACACGCGTAGCGGACGTTCTCGCGCGCGGTGAGTTCGCGGTCGATGCTCGTCTCTTGGGCCATGTAGCCGATGGATTCGCGGACCTCGCGGGGGGAGTCCGCGACGTCGTAGTCGTTGACGGCGACGCGCCCCTCTGTCGGGTTGAGGAGGGTGACGAGGGTCTTGATGGTCGTCGTCTTCCCCGCGCCGTTCGCGCCGAGGAAGCCGAAGAACTCGCCGTCGGGGACGTCGAGCGTGACGTCGGTGACGGCCTCCGTTCCGTCCGCGTACGTCACCGCGAGGTGCTCGGCGTGGATCGCGCTCATACGTGACGGGAGAGCGCGCGCTGACACATAAGCTTTGACTGACCGTTCATTCAGACCGGTGGCCCCGTGTCTTATGGAGCGGTGTCACCGAGAAAGCGTATGCCGTGGTCCGAGACGCCGTTCGCGGTGCCGCTCCTCCTCGCGGCAGTCACGGGGCTCCTCCTCGCGGCGTACACGCTCGGCCGGCGCGAGCGCCTCGACCCGCCCGCCGTGGCGGCGTTCGTCACCGTCGCGCTCGCCACCGCCCTCTGGACGGGCGCGTACACGCAGCAACTCGCCGCCACGACCGTCGCCGCGAAACTGTTCTGGACGCGCGTCGTCTGGATCGGCGTCGCGCTCACCGCCGTCGGCTGGCCGGTCTTCGTCCTCGCGTACACCGGGCACCGCCGCGTCCTCCGTGCGCGCGTCCTCGCTGCGCTCGCCGCGCTCCCGGCGCTCTGCGTGCTCGCCGTCTGGAGCGCGAACTACCGGTGGCTCCTCACGCCCGTCGGCCTCCGCGACGTCGCGGGCATCACCGTCCTCGAAATCGCGCCCGGCCCCCTCTTCGTGCTCTTCCTCTGCTACTCGTACGCGCTCGATGTCGTCGCCATCGGCCTCCTCGCGCGCGCCGCCATCACCCGACGCGGCACTCGACGCCGCGAAGCCGCCGTCCTCTGTCTCGGCTCCGTCCTCCCGCTCGCCGCCAGCGTCGCCAGCGTCGCCGTCCTCCACCCCTACCCGTACGTCGACGCGACGCCGATGGCGTTCGGCGTCACCCTCCCGCTCGTCGCCGTCGTGCTCTTCCGCTATCGGCCGCTCTCGCTCGTCCCCGTCGCGCGCACCCAGCTCCTCGAGAAGATGAGCGACGGCCTCATCGTCCTCAACGCCGACGAGCGCGTCGTCGACGCGAACGCGACCGCTCGCGCGCTCCTCGCCAACGGCGACGGCCTCATCGGCCGCCCGGCCGAGCGCGCGCTCGCCGACCACCCCGCTCTCCTCGACGCGATCGAGCGACCCGACGACGACGGCGAGCGCAGCGTCGTCATCGAGCGCGACGGCGAGCGGCGTCACTACGACGTCTCCGTCTCCGTCGTTCGGGACTCGCTCGGCGCCGTCAGCGGCACGCTCGTCAGCCTCCGGGACATCACGCGGCGGCGCGAGCTCGAGCAGTGGTATCAGAGCATCGTCGACCGGTCCACGACCATCGTCGCGGTGGCCGACGCCGAGGGCAGGCTCCGCTACGCCACGCCGTCGTTCGAGCGGACGCTGGACTACGACCCCGGCGACATCGTCGGCGAGCGCGTGACCGACTTCATCCACCCGGACGACGTCCCCACGTTCCAGAGCGCGCTCGCGGACGCGAACGAGCACGGGACCGGCGCGCTCCGGGAGGTGCGCGTCCGGGACGCCGAGGACGGCTGGCACGTCATCGAGGGCCAGGCGCGCGACCTGCGCGACGACCCCGTCATCGGCGGCTACCTGCTCTCCGGCCACGACGTCACCGCGCGCCGCCGCACCGAACAGCGCCTCCAAGCGCTCAATCGCGTCCTCCGCCACGACGTCCGCAACGAGCTCTCGGTCGTGCAGGGCTACGTCTCGATGGCGCGCGAGCGCATCGACGACGAGGAGGTGCGCGAGTGGCTCGAGCGCGCCCACAGCGCGAGCGAGAAACTCCTCGACGTGAGCGAGACGTCGCGATACGTCGACGCCGAACTCGAGCGCGACCCCGAGGTGGCGCGCCGCGACGTCACCGACGCCGTCGCGGACGCCGTCGCCGCCGTCGAGCGCACGCACCCCGACGTGCGCGTCGCGGTGGACGCCCCGGAGTCGGCGCGCGCGGACGTCACCCGGCTCTTCGAGTTCGCCGTCGAGCACCTCGTGCGGACCGCCGCCGAGCACGCCGCGAGCACCGACGAGGACGTCGAGGTGCGCGTCGAGCGAACGACCGCCGGGGTCGAGCTCCGCGTACGGCTCGGCGAGCGGTGGCTCTCCGAGGGCGACGAGCGCGTGCTGGAGCAGGGCGAGGAGTCCCCGCTCGCGCACGCCGACGGCCTCGGCTTCTGGATCGTCCACTGGGCGGTGACGGCCGCCGACGGCACGCTCGCCGTCGCGGAGGACGGCCGCGTCGTCGTGCTCCGCCTCCGCGACCCCGACGCGTCGTGAGGCGGGGGTTTCGAAGCGCTTAACCCCGACACGACAGTAGCACCACCAACTCGCTGGTGCGGGCCCAGCGGGCACCCGTCTCGACGGGACGAAATGTGGACCGCCTCGCGGTCTGAATCGACAGCGCCCGCGGACAACACATGGCACGAAGCTTCTACTCCCACATCAAGGACGCGTGGAAGCAGCCCGGCGAGGGCAAACTCGCCGAGCTGCAGTGGCAGCGCAAGCAGGAATGGCGCCGACAGGGCGCGATCGAGCGCGTCGAGCGCCCGACCCGCCTCGACAAGGCCCGCGAGCTCGGCTACAAGGCCAAGCAGGGCGTCGTCGTCGCGCGCGTCTCCGTCCGGAAGGGGACCGCCCGGCAGTCCCGCCACAAGGCGGGTCGCCGGACGAAGCGGCAGGGCGTCAACCGCATCGGTCGCGCGAAGAACCTCCAGCGCATCTCCGAGGAGCGCGCGACGCGCAAGTACGTCAACCTCCGCGTGCTGAACTCCTACTGGGTGGGTGAAGACGGGTCGCAGAAGTGGTTCGAAGTCATTCTCCTCGACCCGGAGCATCCCGCCATCCAGAACGACGACGACCTCGGCTGGATCGCGAACAACAGTCAGGAGAACCGCGCGCTGCGCGGTCTCACCTCCGCCGGCCGGAAGGGCCGCGGTCTCCGCAAGCGCGGGAAGGGCACGGAGCACGTCCGTCCCTCGAAGAACGGCGGCCAGCGCAAGAAGTAACGCCGCGCGTTTCGGTTTCTCCCGTTTCCCTCGCCGCGTAGCGACGGCGCCGTTCAGCGCCCGCGCCAGACGACGTCCGCCGCGATGTCGTCGCGCGTGACGACGCCGACGAAGCGCCCGTGGCTGTCGGTGACGGCGGCGTGCGCGGCGCCCGTCTCGCGGAACTCGGTGACGAGTTCGTCCACGGTCCACGAGTCGAGAGCGGCGGGAACGTCCGCGAGGGCGTCGCGGAGCGTGCCGCCGGATTCGACGGCGCGCACGGCGGCGGCGAGCGTCACGATACCGACGACGCCACCGTCGGCCCCGACGACGGGAACGGCGTCGACGCCGGCCTCAAGGCAGGCGTCGCGCGCGGCGGCCGGCGTCGCGTCCGCGTCGAGCACGGTGGCGGTTTCGCGCGGCGTCATCACCTCAGCGACGGCGGTCTGTTCGAGGTCGAGGACGGCGTGCACCATCTCGCGCTCGTGGGGTGCGACGACGCCGAGCTGTGCGCCCGTCACGAGGAGCGCGCGGATCTCCTCGCGCGTCACGTACGGCGTCGCCGCGTCGGTGCCACCGAGGAGCGAGGTGATGGCGTTCGCGGCGGTGTCGAACGCCCAGACGACCGGGGAGAGCGCGCGTTCGAGGACGTGGACGGGGCGCGCGATGGTGAGCGCCCACGATTCGGCGTGCGCGACGCCGTAGGCCTTCGGCGCGATCTCGCCGAAGAGCAGGACGAGCACGCTCGTCACGACGGTGGCGGCGACGATGGCGGAGCCGGCGGGGAGGAGCGACACCGTGAGCGTCGCGATGATGGTGGAGAAGGC encodes:
- a CDS encoding 50S ribosomal protein L15e yields the protein MARSFYSHIKDAWKQPGEGKLAELQWQRKQEWRRQGAIERVERPTRLDKARELGYKAKQGVVVARVSVRKGTARQSRHKAGRRTKRQGVNRIGRAKNLQRISEERATRKYVNLRVLNSYWVGEDGSQKWFEVILLDPEHPAIQNDDDLGWIANNSQENRALRGLTSAGRKGRGLRKRGKGTEHVRPSKNGGQRKK
- a CDS encoding CNNM domain-containing protein, translated to MVDATLVVLAGACLLLLVASAFFSSAEIATFSLQLHRIQSLAATGDARATALHALREDPNRLLVTILVGNNVVNVAFSTIIATLTVSLLPAGSAIVAATVVTSVLVLLFGEIAPKAYGVAHAESWALTIARPVHVLERALSPVVWAFDTAANAITSLLGGTDAATPYVTREEIRALLVTGAQLGVVAPHEREMVHAVLDLEQTAVAEVMTPRETATVLDADATPAAARDACLEAGVDAVPVVGADGGVVGIVTLAAAVRAVESGGTLRDALADVPAALDSWTVDELVTEFRETGAAHAAVTDSHGRFVGVVTRDDIAADVVWRGR